Proteins co-encoded in one Bemisia tabaci chromosome 9, PGI_BMITA_v3 genomic window:
- the FipoQ gene encoding F-box/LRR-repeat protein 4 isoform X2: protein MNMSSDVWNQLMVESSQVYIDESTGEVRSPFANTTIEKLPDKILLNIFSYLTHREICRMARVCKKWRVIAYDTRLWTAVSLRPEISGLHVGSLESLLALISIRFGPSLRYIELPIELITHTVLHELANKCPNLTHMLLDFSTAMQLHDFSEMQAFPTKLKYLCICLSEVIFMEGFMRKIYNFINGLEILHLIGTYEKVEEEEEEIYEVINVHKLKSATPNLRVINLYGINFIDDSHIDAFSSNCIQLECLAVNYCSKVTGSTMKTLFQRSKRLRCLLMNQTSLVSEHVMQVDWEKTALQELDITATDLSTECLVDMLTRIPSLRFLSAGQINGFNDSVLKAWMEQGNPRSLVALDLSHSDNVTDDGLHKFLSRYGHQLWGLSLSGMPHITDQLWQSILPILTNIKIIIMGTQERLGVNIHVDQLMDGIANNCPNLERLELRWDPENLRFSDKSQKAIDILRVKCLKMRCLVLSDGRYYEVVKANFERADRMTVVRTTTSCRCSNYYLLYNYKDLIFN, encoded by the exons ATGAATATGTCCAGTGAT gtatggaaccaattgatggtaGAATCCTCACAAGTTTACATCGACGAAAGCACAGGAGAAGTGAGGAGCCCTTTTGCCAACACT ACCATCGAGAAGCTCCCAGACAAAATCTTGCTGAACATTTTCTCCTACTTAACTCACCGGGAAATATGTCGGATGGCACGAGTATGCAAGAAATGGCGGGTGATCGCTTACGACACGCGATTGTGGACGGCTGTCTCGCTCAGGCCGGAGATCTCAGGGCTTCATGTTGGATCACTGGAGTCACTTTTGGCGCTTATCAG TATCCGGTTCGGTCCATCGTTGCGGTACATCGAGCTCCCGATTGAGCTGATCACTCACACCGTTCTCCACGAGTTGGCCAACAAATGCCCCAATCTCACACACATGCTCCTCGATTTTTCCACGGCCATGCAACTCCACGATTTCAGCGAAATGCAG GCATTCCCAAcaaagttaaaatatttatgCATTTGCTTGTCGGAGGTCATTTTCATGGAAGGTTTCATGAGGAAAATCTACAATTTTATCAATGGACTGGAAATATTGCATCTCATAG GAACATATGAAAAagtagaggaggaagaagaagaaatttatgAAGTTATAAACGTCCACAAATTGAAATCAGCCACACCTAACTTGCGGGTCATCAACTTGTACGGAATCAACTTCATCGATGACAGCCATATCGACGCTTTTAGTTCAAATTGTATTCAG TTAGAATGTTTGGCTGTGAATTACTGTTCGAAAGTCACGGGATCCACGATGAAAACTTTATTCCAAAGAAGTAAAAGACTGAGATGCCTCCTTATGAACCAAACAA GTCTAGTGAGCGAGCATGTGATGCAGGTGGACTGGGAGAAGACAGCCCTGCAGGAACTGGACATCACGGCAACGGACTTATCTACAGAGTGTCTCGTCGATATGCTCACTCGTATCCCGAGTCTCAGGTTCCTTAGTGCCGGACAGATCAACGGATTTAATGATTCG GTATTGAAAGCGTGGATGGAGCAAGGAAACCCACGAAGTTTAGTGGCGCTGGACCTTTCCCATTCTGATAACGTAACGGACGATGGGCTACACAAATTTTTGTCACGCTACGGGCACCAACTTTGGGGCTTGTCACTTTCGGGTATGCCTCATATCACCGACCAGCTTTGGCAATCCATTCTTCCTATTCTCACAAACATCAA gatcaTAATTATGGGGACACAGGAGCGACTTGGCGTGAACATCCACGTGGATCAGCTGATGGACGGTATCGCCAACAATTGTCCGAATTTAGAGCGATTGGAGCTTCGATGGGACCCTGAAAACTTGAGGTTTTCCGACAAGAGTCAGAAAGCCATCGATATCTTGCGAGTCAAGTGTCTAAAGATGAGATGTCTTGTACTCAG
- the FipoQ gene encoding F-box/LRR-repeat protein 4 isoform X3, whose translation MDSWGHLSVDIASSHLSRDERSSQRAAKTTIEKLPDKILLNIFSYLTHREICRMARVCKKWRVIAYDTRLWTAVSLRPEISGLHVGSLESLLALISIRFGPSLRYIELPIELITHTVLHELANKCPNLTHMLLDFSTAMQLHDFSEMQAFPTKLKYLCICLSEVIFMEGFMRKIYNFINGLEILHLIGTYEKVEEEEEEIYEVINVHKLKSATPNLRVINLYGINFIDDSHIDAFSSNCIQLECLAVNYCSKVTGSTMKTLFQRSKRLRCLLMNQTSLVSEHVMQVDWEKTALQELDITATDLSTECLVDMLTRIPSLRFLSAGQINGFNDSVLKAWMEQGNPRSLVALDLSHSDNVTDDGLHKFLSRYGHQLWGLSLSGMPHITDQLWQSILPILTNIKIIIMGTQERLGVNIHVDQLMDGIANNCPNLERLELRWDPENLRFSDKSQKAIDILRVKCLKMRCLVLSDGRYYEVVKANFERADRMTVVRTTTSCRCSNYYLLYNYKDLIFN comes from the exons ATGGACTCTTGGGGTCATCTGAGCGTGGACATCGCGTCTAGTCACCTGTCTCGAGATGAGCGGAGCAGTCAGAGAGCAGCCAAGACG ACCATCGAGAAGCTCCCAGACAAAATCTTGCTGAACATTTTCTCCTACTTAACTCACCGGGAAATATGTCGGATGGCACGAGTATGCAAGAAATGGCGGGTGATCGCTTACGACACGCGATTGTGGACGGCTGTCTCGCTCAGGCCGGAGATCTCAGGGCTTCATGTTGGATCACTGGAGTCACTTTTGGCGCTTATCAG TATCCGGTTCGGTCCATCGTTGCGGTACATCGAGCTCCCGATTGAGCTGATCACTCACACCGTTCTCCACGAGTTGGCCAACAAATGCCCCAATCTCACACACATGCTCCTCGATTTTTCCACGGCCATGCAACTCCACGATTTCAGCGAAATGCAG GCATTCCCAAcaaagttaaaatatttatgCATTTGCTTGTCGGAGGTCATTTTCATGGAAGGTTTCATGAGGAAAATCTACAATTTTATCAATGGACTGGAAATATTGCATCTCATAG GAACATATGAAAAagtagaggaggaagaagaagaaatttatgAAGTTATAAACGTCCACAAATTGAAATCAGCCACACCTAACTTGCGGGTCATCAACTTGTACGGAATCAACTTCATCGATGACAGCCATATCGACGCTTTTAGTTCAAATTGTATTCAG TTAGAATGTTTGGCTGTGAATTACTGTTCGAAAGTCACGGGATCCACGATGAAAACTTTATTCCAAAGAAGTAAAAGACTGAGATGCCTCCTTATGAACCAAACAA GTCTAGTGAGCGAGCATGTGATGCAGGTGGACTGGGAGAAGACAGCCCTGCAGGAACTGGACATCACGGCAACGGACTTATCTACAGAGTGTCTCGTCGATATGCTCACTCGTATCCCGAGTCTCAGGTTCCTTAGTGCCGGACAGATCAACGGATTTAATGATTCG GTATTGAAAGCGTGGATGGAGCAAGGAAACCCACGAAGTTTAGTGGCGCTGGACCTTTCCCATTCTGATAACGTAACGGACGATGGGCTACACAAATTTTTGTCACGCTACGGGCACCAACTTTGGGGCTTGTCACTTTCGGGTATGCCTCATATCACCGACCAGCTTTGGCAATCCATTCTTCCTATTCTCACAAACATCAA gatcaTAATTATGGGGACACAGGAGCGACTTGGCGTGAACATCCACGTGGATCAGCTGATGGACGGTATCGCCAACAATTGTCCGAATTTAGAGCGATTGGAGCTTCGATGGGACCCTGAAAACTTGAGGTTTTCCGACAAGAGTCAGAAAGCCATCGATATCTTGCGAGTCAAGTGTCTAAAGATGAGATGTCTTGTACTCAG